Proteins found in one Microcella daejeonensis genomic segment:
- a CDS encoding cupin domain-containing protein: protein MRPVHPTASREPVRIGARLRASRLAQGLTVAQVAESAGLTRGFLSRVERDETSPSVATLITVCQVLSMPVGDLFESVENDVVHLGEAPLINMGGSGLEERLLTPRGQGRVQLLRSTLQPGATGGAEPYTINCDVEVVHVVSGALELRLGNEIQVLEAGDTATFPGREPHTWRNGHDGITEIVWVLVPAAWSGSS from the coding sequence GTGAGACCCGTCCACCCCACCGCGAGCCGCGAACCCGTGCGCATCGGGGCCCGGCTGCGGGCATCCCGTCTCGCCCAGGGCCTCACCGTCGCCCAGGTCGCGGAATCGGCCGGCCTCACCCGCGGGTTCCTCAGCCGGGTGGAGCGCGACGAGACCTCGCCCAGCGTCGCGACCCTCATCACCGTGTGCCAGGTGCTGTCGATGCCCGTCGGCGACCTGTTCGAGAGCGTCGAGAACGACGTCGTGCACCTCGGCGAGGCCCCGCTCATCAACATGGGCGGCAGCGGACTGGAGGAGCGCCTGCTCACGCCGCGCGGGCAGGGCCGCGTGCAGCTGCTGCGGTCGACGCTGCAGCCCGGCGCGACGGGGGGCGCGGAGCCCTACACGATCAACTGCGACGTCGAGGTGGTGCACGTCGTGAGCGGCGCGCTCGAGCTGCGGCTCGGCAACGAGATCCAGGTGCTCGAGGCGGGCGACACCGCGACCTTCCCCGGGCGCGAGCCGCACACCTGGCGCAACGGCCACGACGGGATCACGGAGATCGTCTGGGTGCTCGTGCCCGCGGCCTGGAGCGGCTCGAGCTGA
- the speB gene encoding agmatinase — translation MTTEPVGPADASTRPRYTDIATFARLPRLDQVERADIAVVGVPFDSGVSYRPGARFGPAHVREASRLLRPYNPAQDVSPFANQQVVDAGDIAANPFDIAEAVTAIERAARELTADGARLVTIGGDHTIALPLLRVAAERAGGPVAVVHFDAHLDTWDTYFGAPVTHGTPFRRASEEGLIDTTASLHVGIRGPLYSRQDLRDDERLGFAVITSDDLQDEGLPRAIERMRARLGDAPVYVSIDIDVLDPAHAPGTGTPEAGGMTSRELLGMVRALAEHRFVGADVVEVAPAYDHAQLTAVAASHVAYELISAMAPRG, via the coding sequence ATGACCACCGAGCCCGTCGGCCCCGCCGATGCCAGCACGCGACCGCGCTACACCGACATCGCCACCTTCGCGCGCCTGCCGCGCCTCGACCAGGTCGAGCGCGCGGACATCGCCGTCGTCGGCGTGCCCTTCGACTCGGGCGTGAGCTACCGGCCCGGCGCGCGCTTCGGGCCCGCGCACGTGCGCGAGGCCTCGCGGCTGCTGCGGCCCTACAACCCCGCGCAGGACGTCTCGCCCTTCGCGAACCAGCAGGTCGTCGACGCGGGCGACATCGCCGCGAACCCCTTCGACATCGCCGAGGCCGTCACCGCCATCGAGCGCGCGGCGCGCGAGCTCACCGCCGACGGCGCGCGCCTCGTGACGATCGGCGGCGACCACACCATCGCGCTGCCGCTGCTGCGGGTCGCGGCCGAGCGCGCGGGCGGTCCCGTCGCCGTCGTGCACTTCGATGCGCACCTCGACACCTGGGACACCTACTTCGGCGCGCCCGTGACGCACGGCACCCCGTTCCGCCGCGCGAGCGAGGAGGGGCTCATCGACACGACCGCGAGCCTGCACGTCGGCATCCGCGGGCCGCTCTACAGCCGGCAGGATCTGCGCGACGACGAGCGCCTCGGCTTCGCCGTCATCACCTCCGACGACCTGCAGGACGAGGGTCTGCCGCGCGCAATCGAGCGCATGCGCGCCCGTCTGGGGGATGCCCCGGTGTACGTCTCGATCGACATCGACGTGCTCGATCCCGCGCACGCCCCGGGCACCGGCACGCCGGAGGCGGGCGGCATGACGAGCCGCGAGCTGCTCGGCATGGTGCGCGCCCTCGCCGAGCACCGCTTCGTCGGCGCCGACGTCGTCGAGGTCGCCCCCGCCTACGACCACGCGCAGCTCACCGCGGTCGCCGCCTCGCACGTGGCCTACGAGCTCATCTCGGCGATGGCGCCGCGCGGCTGA
- the serA gene encoding phosphoglycerate dehydrogenase, with product MTKPVVLIAEVLSPATVDALGPDFDIRHVDGTDRPALLAALAEAHAVLIRSATQIDAEAIAAGTGLKVVARAGVGLDNVDVKAATAAGVMVVNAPTSNVVSAAELAVGHLLALSRHIPAADTSMKAGEWKRSAFTGVELYEKTVGIVGLGRIGTLVAQRLAGFGVELVGYDPFVPPARAQQLGVTLLSLDELMERSDFITIHIPKTAETTGLIGAAQFAKAKPSLRIVNASRGGIIDEDALHEALVAGRIAGAGLDVFVSEPPVGSPLIGAPGIQLTPHLGASTDEAQEKAGVSVARSVRLALDGELVPDAVNVAGGVIDPSVRPGIPLMEKLGQVFAGLADHPFASIDVEVRGEITAHDVGVLKLAALKGIFSSISSEQVSYVNAPLLAEQRGVAVRLLTEATSEEYRNLLTIRGALADGTQLSVSGTLVGAKQAQKIVAINGYDVEVPMAEHLIVMLYTDRPGIVAVYGKEFGEASINIAGMQIARHRAGGPALSVLTVDNRVPDALLARVGAAIDADLMRAITIVEN from the coding sequence GTGACCAAGCCGGTCGTGCTCATCGCCGAAGTTCTGTCGCCCGCCACCGTCGACGCCCTCGGGCCCGACTTCGACATCCGTCACGTCGACGGCACCGATCGGCCCGCGCTGCTCGCGGCGCTCGCCGAGGCGCACGCCGTGCTCATCCGCTCGGCGACCCAGATCGACGCCGAGGCGATCGCCGCCGGCACCGGCCTCAAGGTCGTCGCCCGCGCGGGCGTCGGTCTCGACAACGTCGACGTCAAGGCCGCCACGGCCGCGGGCGTCATGGTCGTCAACGCCCCCACCTCGAACGTCGTCTCGGCCGCCGAGCTCGCCGTCGGGCACCTGCTCGCGCTCTCGCGCCACATCCCCGCCGCCGACACCTCCATGAAGGCGGGGGAGTGGAAGCGCTCCGCCTTCACCGGCGTCGAGCTCTACGAGAAGACGGTCGGCATCGTCGGCCTCGGCCGCATCGGCACCCTCGTGGCCCAGCGCCTCGCCGGCTTCGGCGTCGAGCTCGTCGGCTACGACCCCTTCGTGCCGCCGGCCCGCGCGCAGCAGCTCGGCGTCACCCTGCTGAGCCTCGACGAGCTCATGGAGCGCAGCGACTTCATCACCATCCACATCCCGAAGACGGCCGAGACCACCGGTCTCATCGGCGCGGCGCAGTTCGCGAAGGCCAAGCCGTCCCTGCGCATCGTCAACGCCAGCCGCGGCGGCATCATCGACGAGGATGCCCTGCACGAGGCCCTCGTCGCCGGCCGCATCGCGGGCGCCGGCCTCGACGTCTTCGTCAGCGAGCCCCCCGTCGGCTCGCCCCTCATCGGGGCCCCGGGCATCCAGCTCACCCCCCACCTCGGCGCCTCGACGGATGAGGCGCAGGAGAAGGCGGGCGTCTCGGTCGCCCGCTCGGTGCGCCTCGCGCTGGACGGCGAGCTCGTGCCCGATGCGGTCAACGTCGCGGGCGGCGTCATCGACCCGAGCGTGCGTCCGGGCATCCCGCTCATGGAGAAGCTCGGCCAGGTCTTCGCCGGCCTCGCCGACCACCCCTTCGCGAGCATCGACGTCGAGGTGCGCGGCGAGATCACGGCGCACGACGTCGGCGTGCTCAAGCTCGCCGCCCTCAAGGGCATCTTCAGCAGCATCTCGAGCGAGCAGGTCAGCTACGTCAACGCGCCCCTGCTCGCCGAGCAGCGCGGAGTGGCCGTGCGCCTGCTGACCGAGGCGACGAGCGAGGAGTACCGCAACCTGCTCACCATCCGCGGCGCGCTCGCCGACGGCACCCAGCTGAGCGTTTCGGGCACCCTCGTCGGAGCGAAGCAGGCGCAGAAGATCGTCGCCATCAACGGCTACGACGTCGAGGTGCCGATGGCCGAGCACCTCATCGTCATGCTCTACACCGACCGACCCGGCATCGTCGCGGTCTACGGCAAGGAGTTCGGCGAGGCGAGCATAAACATCGCCGGCATGCAGATCGCGCGCCACCGCGCGGGCGGCCCGGCGCTGAGCGTGCTCACCGTCGACAACCGCGTGCCCGACGCCCTGCTCGCGCGCGTCGGCGCCGCGATCGACGCCGATCTCATGCGCGCCATCACCATCGTCGAGAACTGA
- a CDS encoding DUF6458 family protein, with translation MSIGFGIFLFAVGAILAFAVNVSVDVVNLDVIGYILMAAGLVTVIIGIGLMARRRSAITTEHRRTDPVSGESVTRRESDVL, from the coding sequence ATCGGTTTCGGAATCTTCCTGTTCGCGGTGGGCGCCATCCTGGCCTTCGCCGTGAACGTCAGCGTCGATGTGGTCAACCTGGACGTCATCGGGTACATCCTGATGGCGGCCGGTCTCGTGACCGTCATCATCGGCATCGGCCTCATGGCGCGACGCCGCTCGGCGATCACCACCGAGCACCGTCGCACCGACCCCGTCAGCGGCGAGAGCGTCACGCGCCGCGAGTCGGACGTCCTCTAG